One Kaistella polysaccharea DNA segment encodes these proteins:
- a CDS encoding potassium channel family protein has translation MKYIVIGLGNFGLSLAEKLTKLGNEVIGVDNSISKVEAVKEKISYAICLNATDEFTMSGLPWKDTDIVIIAIGEDTGANIMATAMVKKLHPNRIISRAITPIHETILEAMDVETIIHPEDESAERWAKKLSLKGMVDSFELSINYSIAEIAIPDKLIGKTIEEVGFRNNYNLVCVTIIKKIADKNLFGKVKRINQIQGVVTTDTVLESADILVIYGENNDINGFIKQN, from the coding sequence ATGAAATATATAGTCATCGGTTTAGGGAATTTTGGACTTTCTCTCGCGGAAAAATTAACAAAATTAGGCAACGAAGTGATCGGTGTGGATAATAGCATTTCTAAAGTTGAAGCCGTAAAAGAAAAAATATCTTATGCGATTTGCCTGAATGCAACCGATGAATTTACGATGTCTGGACTTCCTTGGAAAGATACCGATATTGTAATTATCGCCATCGGCGAAGACACTGGGGCAAATATTATGGCTACAGCGATGGTGAAAAAATTACATCCGAACCGCATTATCAGTCGTGCCATTACCCCAATTCATGAAACCATTTTAGAAGCCATGGACGTGGAAACGATTATTCACCCCGAGGATGAAAGTGCGGAACGATGGGCGAAAAAATTATCACTTAAAGGAATGGTAGATTCCTTTGAACTCAGTATCAATTATAGTATTGCGGAGATTGCCATTCCTGATAAACTCATTGGAAAAACCATTGAAGAAGTTGGATTTAGAAATAATTATAACCTGGTTTGTGTTACAATTATTAAAAAAATCGCCGATAAAAACTTGTTCGGAAAAGTAAAGCGGATAAATCAGATACAAGGCGTTGTAACTACTGATACCGTTTTAGAAAGTGCAGACATCTTGGTTATTTATGGGGAAAATAATGATATCAACGGTTTTATTAAACAGAATTAA
- a CDS encoding glycine--tRNA ligase: protein MAKQEDVFKKLISHAKEYGFIFPSSEIYDGLSAIYDYGQNGAELKNNIKQYWWKAMVQLNDNIVGIDTAIFMHPTIWKASGHVDAFNDPLIDNKDSKKRFRADVLIEDYCAKIEDKAQKEIDKAAKRFGEAFDKNEFESTNPRVLEYREKQKTILSRMAQSLEKEDLADVKALIEELEIADPDTGSKNWTDVRQFNLMFGTKLGASADSATDLYLRPETAQGIFVNFLNVQKTSRLKLPFGIAQIGKAFRNEIVARQFIFRMREFEQMEMQYFVPPGTELGFYETWKEKRLNWHLALGLGAENYKFHDHEKLAHYANAAADIEFKFPFGFKELEGIHSRTDFDLSAHEKHSGRKLQYFDAERNENYVPYVVETSVGLDRLFLAIFSNCLKDEVLEDGSERTVLSLPPALAPVKAAILPLMKKDGLGEYGEKIFNDLKYDFNMIYEDKDSIGKRYRRQDAIGTPFCITIDHDSLTDNTVTLRDRDTMKQERVAVADLRRIIDEKTNFRNLLSKI from the coding sequence ATGGCTAAACAAGAAGATGTTTTCAAAAAATTGATTTCGCACGCGAAAGAGTATGGTTTTATTTTTCCATCCAGTGAGATTTATGACGGACTTTCGGCGATTTACGATTATGGACAAAATGGAGCGGAACTGAAAAATAACATCAAACAATATTGGTGGAAAGCAATGGTGCAGCTGAATGACAACATTGTGGGAATTGATACGGCGATTTTCATGCATCCAACCATTTGGAAAGCTTCTGGTCACGTTGATGCATTTAATGATCCTTTGATTGACAATAAAGATTCGAAAAAACGTTTCAGAGCCGATGTTTTAATTGAAGATTACTGTGCAAAAATCGAAGATAAAGCACAAAAAGAAATAGATAAAGCAGCGAAGAGATTTGGGGAAGCTTTTGATAAAAATGAATTTGAAAGTACGAATCCACGTGTTTTAGAATATAGAGAAAAGCAGAAAACAATTCTTTCCCGAATGGCGCAATCTCTTGAAAAAGAAGATCTTGCCGATGTGAAAGCTTTGATTGAAGAGTTGGAAATTGCTGATCCTGATACCGGCTCTAAGAACTGGACAGATGTTCGTCAATTTAACTTAATGTTCGGAACTAAATTGGGCGCTTCTGCAGATTCGGCGACTGATTTATATTTGAGACCGGAAACCGCGCAGGGAATTTTTGTAAACTTTTTAAATGTTCAAAAAACGTCCCGTCTGAAATTACCTTTTGGAATTGCTCAAATCGGGAAAGCCTTTAGAAATGAGATTGTTGCGAGACAGTTTATTTTCAGAATGCGGGAATTCGAACAGATGGAAATGCAGTATTTTGTACCTCCGGGAACGGAATTGGGTTTCTATGAAACTTGGAAAGAGAAACGTTTGAACTGGCATTTGGCTTTAGGTTTAGGTGCAGAAAATTATAAATTCCACGATCACGAAAAACTGGCGCATTACGCAAATGCTGCGGCTGATATTGAGTTTAAGTTCCCATTTGGATTTAAAGAATTAGAAGGAATTCATTCCAGAACCGATTTCGATTTAAGTGCACACGAAAAACATTCCGGACGAAAATTACAGTATTTCGACGCGGAAAGAAATGAAAATTATGTTCCTTATGTGGTAGAAACTTCGGTTGGTTTAGACCGATTATTTCTAGCAATTTTCTCTAACTGCTTGAAAGATGAAGTCTTAGAAGATGGTTCCGAAAGAACTGTTCTTTCATTACCTCCAGCTTTGGCTCCGGTAAAAGCGGCGATTTTACCTTTAATGAAAAAAGACGGTTTAGGAGAATATGGGGAAAAAATCTTCAATGATTTGAAGTATGATTTCAACATGATTTACGAAGATAAAGACAGTATTGGAAAACGGTACAGACGTCAGGATGCAATCGGAACGCCTTTCTGTATTACGATCGATCACGATTCTTTGACCGACAACACCGTGACTTTAAGAGATCGAGATACCATGAAACAAGAAAGAGTTGCAGTTGCAGATTTGCGCAGAATCATCGACGAGAAAACGAATTTTAGAAATTTACTTTCTAAAATTTAA
- a CDS encoding serine hydrolase domain-containing protein — MVQKLLKGFLVAVAGAIALSYTFGFSYLFKGIRETYLRGTNGSSIDDGTYFPAHTIAKGISIPWEKDSLYNKEPLPKNLVEDLKQSNSASFLIIKDGKLLHEQYWDGYNQNSKTNSFSIAKTITVLLVGKAIEEGKIKSFDQKFSDFFENYKNVEFGKNLTLANLAEMEAGLNWKEDYNNPFLPNAKAYYGKSLEEAVLLRGFKMQPGTQFEYQSGATQLLGFALRKSLNKTVAEYASETLWKPLGMEENAEWNTDNHGMEKTFCCINSTSRDFAKLGQLILQDGFFNGHQILKPTLVQEMRTPTKLSNGAYGMGLWINNDAVVKHYYFRGLYGQYIIVIPEKNMVIVRTGMDKRETFDEKGRPKEVEEYVNEVVKNFD; from the coding sequence ATGGTGCAAAAATTACTAAAAGGATTTCTGGTCGCGGTTGCCGGAGCAATAGCGTTATCATACACTTTTGGATTCAGTTATTTATTCAAAGGAATACGCGAAACTTACTTACGTGGAACCAATGGTTCCTCTATTGACGACGGCACCTATTTTCCAGCTCATACGATCGCAAAAGGAATTTCGATTCCCTGGGAGAAAGATTCTCTATATAACAAAGAACCTTTACCGAAAAATCTCGTTGAAGATTTAAAACAATCCAATTCCGCTTCTTTTCTCATCATCAAAGATGGAAAATTATTGCATGAACAATATTGGGACGGCTACAACCAAAACTCCAAAACCAATTCTTTTTCAATTGCAAAAACGATAACGGTTCTGCTTGTGGGTAAAGCCATCGAAGAAGGAAAAATAAAAAGCTTTGATCAGAAGTTTTCAGATTTTTTTGAAAACTATAAAAATGTTGAATTTGGTAAAAACCTAACCCTTGCCAATTTAGCTGAAATGGAAGCGGGTTTAAATTGGAAAGAAGACTATAATAATCCCTTTCTTCCCAATGCGAAAGCTTATTACGGGAAATCTCTGGAAGAGGCAGTTTTACTTCGGGGATTTAAAATGCAACCCGGGACCCAATTCGAATATCAGTCTGGTGCGACGCAACTTCTGGGATTTGCCCTTCGAAAATCTCTAAATAAAACGGTTGCCGAATATGCATCAGAAACTTTGTGGAAACCTTTGGGAATGGAAGAAAATGCAGAATGGAATACTGATAATCACGGCATGGAAAAAACTTTTTGCTGTATAAATTCGACTTCCAGAGATTTTGCAAAACTCGGTCAATTAATTTTGCAAGATGGATTTTTTAATGGTCACCAGATTCTAAAACCAACCTTGGTTCAGGAGATGAGAACACCCACTAAATTATCAAATGGGGCTTACGGAATGGGACTTTGGATTAATAATGACGCAGTCGTAAAACATTATTATTTCCGAGGGTTATATGGTCAATATATTATCGTGATTCCCGAGAAAAATATGGTTATTGTTCGAACAGGAATGGATAAAAGAGAAACTTTTGATGAGAAAGGACGACCAAAAGAAGTGGAAGAATATGTAAATGAAGTGGTGAAAAACTTTGATTAA
- a CDS encoding aminotransferase class V-fold PLP-dependent enzyme, which yields MFDLQNIRSQFPILTQTVNGKPLVYLDNAATSQKPLSVIESWEKYYKEINANVHRGIHTLSQLATEEMEVSRRKVQKFINAKNDFEVIFTKGTTEGINLIAYSVTNLIKKDDEIIISYLEHHSNIVPWQMLCERTGAKLKVIPMDENGILQLDFLDQNLNERTKIVSLNQVSNAIGVINPIEEIIEKTRAHSNAMIVIDGAQSVPHFKIDVQKMDCDFFVFSGHKMYAPMGTGILYGKEEILRRIQPFHGGGEMIATCSFEETTYADLPFKFEAGTPNVGGNIALGAAIDFMESIGQENIQTHESALLDYAQNKLLEIENLKIYGEKARRTGVVSFNLEGVGIASDVGMILDKLGIAVRTGHHCTQPIMQFFNIAGTVRASFAVYNTFEEIDILAEGVKKAQRMLG from the coding sequence ATGTTCGACCTACAAAATATTCGCAGTCAGTTTCCTATTCTTACCCAAACCGTAAACGGAAAGCCTTTGGTTTATCTCGATAACGCGGCAACTTCTCAAAAACCTCTTTCTGTTATTGAAAGTTGGGAGAAATATTATAAGGAAATTAACGCCAATGTTCATCGTGGAATTCACACTTTGAGTCAGTTAGCAACTGAAGAAATGGAAGTTTCGCGTAGAAAAGTTCAGAAGTTCATCAATGCTAAAAATGATTTCGAAGTTATTTTTACCAAAGGCACAACAGAAGGGATCAACCTCATCGCTTATTCAGTAACGAATTTGATTAAGAAAGATGATGAGATTATTATTTCTTATTTAGAACACCACTCGAATATTGTGCCGTGGCAAATGCTTTGTGAAAGAACTGGGGCGAAACTGAAAGTAATTCCGATGGATGAAAACGGAATTCTTCAACTCGATTTTTTAGATCAAAATTTAAATGAAAGAACGAAAATAGTTTCTCTGAATCAGGTTTCAAATGCTATTGGCGTAATTAATCCGATTGAAGAAATTATTGAGAAAACCAGAGCTCATTCAAATGCCATGATCGTGATTGATGGAGCGCAATCTGTTCCACACTTTAAAATTGATGTTCAGAAAATGGATTGTGATTTCTTCGTGTTTTCCGGACATAAAATGTACGCTCCGATGGGAACAGGAATACTTTATGGTAAAGAAGAAATCCTTCGGAGAATTCAACCTTTTCACGGTGGGGGCGAAATGATTGCAACCTGTTCTTTTGAAGAAACAACTTATGCAGATTTACCTTTTAAATTTGAAGCTGGAACTCCAAATGTCGGCGGAAATATCGCCTTGGGAGCAGCGATTGATTTTATGGAGAGCATTGGTCAGGAAAATATTCAAACGCATGAAAGCGCTTTGCTGGATTATGCACAAAATAAATTACTGGAAATTGAAAATCTAAAAATCTATGGTGAAAAAGCCCGTAGAACAGGCGTAGTTTCTTTCAACCTGGAAGGAGTAGGAATCGCATCTGACGTCGGAATGATTCTCGATAAACTCGGAATCGCAGTGAGAACTGGTCATCACTGTACACAACCTATTATGCAATTTTTTAATATTGCAGGAACTGTTCGCGCAAGTTTTGCCGTTTACAATACGTTTGAAGAAATTGATATTTTAGCAGAAGGCGTAAAAAAAGCCCAACGGATGCTGGGCTAA
- the bcp gene encoding thioredoxin-dependent thiol peroxidase produces the protein MLQVGDKIPEFELLNQDGDKVQSKSFLGKKLIIFFYPKASTPGCTTEACNLNDNLAELTKEGYELIGISADPVSAQRKFHEKNEFQFPLLSDESKETLEKFGVWQMKNFMGREYMGVMRTTFIFDEKGICTRVIDKVKNKTAARQILKES, from the coding sequence ATGCTACAAGTAGGAGATAAAATACCTGAATTTGAACTTTTAAACCAAGATGGAGATAAAGTACAGTCAAAGAGCTTCTTAGGAAAGAAATTGATTATATTCTTTTACCCAAAAGCGAGCACACCTGGTTGTACAACCGAAGCGTGTAATTTAAACGATAATCTTGCTGAATTAACTAAAGAAGGTTATGAATTAATTGGCATTTCTGCTGATCCTGTGTCTGCTCAAAGAAAATTTCATGAAAAGAATGAATTTCAATTTCCTCTTCTTTCTGATGAGTCTAAAGAGACTTTAGAAAAATTTGGAGTATGGCAAATGAAAAACTTCATGGGTCGAGAATACATGGGTGTCATGCGAACCACTTTCATTTTCGATGAAAAAGGGATTTGTACCCGCGTTATCGATAAGGTGAAAAATAAAACAGCAGCAAGACAGATTCTAAAAGAATCTTAA
- the nth gene encoding endonuclease III: MLKKQRAEIVSTELEKLYPTVPIPLDHNDPFTLLVAVALSAQTTDKKVNQITPKLFEVAGDPFKMKELEVDEIKYLIKEIGLANTKAKNLKRMAELLVERHNGIVPQTFEELEDLPGVGHKTASVVMSQAFGVPAFPVDTHIHRLMIQWKLTSGKNVVETEKDAKKLFPRETWNKLHLQIIFYGREYSPARGNKDKDFITKMLFD; this comes from the coding sequence ATGTTAAAAAAACAAAGGGCAGAAATTGTGAGTACGGAATTGGAGAAATTATATCCCACAGTTCCCATTCCACTTGACCATAATGATCCCTTTACGTTATTGGTGGCAGTCGCACTTTCCGCCCAAACTACGGATAAAAAAGTGAATCAGATTACGCCAAAACTTTTCGAAGTTGCAGGTGATCCTTTTAAAATGAAAGAATTAGAAGTTGACGAAATTAAATATTTAATTAAAGAAATCGGCCTCGCCAATACCAAAGCCAAAAATTTAAAACGAATGGCGGAACTCTTAGTAGAAAGACATAATGGAATTGTACCACAGACTTTCGAAGAACTGGAGGATCTTCCGGGCGTTGGTCATAAAACGGCTTCTGTGGTGATGAGTCAAGCGTTTGGAGTACCAGCTTTTCCGGTTGATACCCATATTCACCGACTGATGATTCAGTGGAAATTGACTTCAGGAAAAAATGTAGTGGAAACTGAAAAAGATGCGAAGAAATTATTTCCGAGAGAAACATGGAATAAACTGCATCTACAAATTATTTTCTACGGTAGAGAATATTCACCTGCAAGAGGAAATAAAGACAAGGACTTTATTACGAAAATGTTATTTGATTAA
- a CDS encoding response regulator — translation MKILVVDDNKDICMLIESILLADGYDVESCCNPAEYKEKLEKAKPKLIITDMLMSGFDGRTLTKEVKSNSETADIKVMLMSAHPDAARICEDIGADDFLAKPFEIDDLVDKVEHLLNENLQSNLLKSAN, via the coding sequence ATGAAGATATTGGTTGTTGATGACAACAAAGATATTTGTATGCTCATCGAAAGCATTTTGCTTGCTGATGGTTACGATGTTGAATCTTGTTGCAATCCTGCAGAATACAAGGAAAAACTGGAAAAAGCCAAACCGAAATTGATTATTACCGATATGCTCATGTCTGGTTTTGACGGGCGAACTTTAACAAAAGAAGTAAAAAGCAATTCTGAAACTGCTGATATTAAAGTAATGTTAATGTCGGCTCACCCAGATGCCGCGCGAATTTGTGAAGATATCGGTGCAGATGATTTTCTTGCAAAACCCTTTGAAATTGATGATCTAGTAGATAAAGTAGAGCATCTTTTAAATGAAAACTTGCAATCTAATTTATTAAAATCTGCAAATTAA
- a CDS encoding PAS domain S-box protein: MFYMEANFPHIPFALSENVLDNVMQKSPFGFSLVNEDYIFEFANDAWLSIVQKTKDEVLGKNMFEIFPETEDQLLSIFENVKRTKEPFYAPEHSVKLKRDGILQDVFFNFVYQPIYNDSGDLLYFATVVIEVTDLVGARTKIRDEEERLRLATESSHTATWDLNLKNSDIVHSSYLTSIFGYEKDDKMSHQQLRNHLIEFDRVNIVEKAFETALKTGKYQYEARIVDKKGNLKWIFTNGKIFLDEKGEPSRMVGVMQDITERKTNEILLQQSHHQLNTALDATKLGRFDMDYDTQLKYNFSPRFLSILGYDADTETIDSKVFENHIHPKFVEVRNEALKKAKKTGDLFYQTKMILRNGEVRWIEIYGRLLEGLEGSRPYISGTIRDITDLKNFEQSIKESEKKYRFLADAIPQIVWIGESDGQLTYFNQATIDYSGKDYNTFLKEEGWIDIVHPDEKEENKRRWNESIINKTPFSYEHRFRNKNNEYRWFLSRAFPQLDEFGNVKKWVGTSTDIDDMKRQDQHKNDFIKIANHELKTPVTTIKGYVQLLKKMRGHSEDKFLVNSLNTIENQINKLNGLMGELLDISRMESGKLPLHKNNFSLVKLVTETIEDIKAAHQTHHINFELRHISDIEVFADKDRVTQVLNNLLTNAIKYSPHSTEVDVELLVDEESAIVSVRDYGIGMDSEELTKIFDRFYRVSGEDEVTFPGFGIGLYIVKDIMDRHNGKIWVESEKNKGSKFCFSLPLKKN; encoded by the coding sequence ATGTTCTATATGGAGGCCAACTTTCCTCATATTCCATTCGCTCTCAGTGAGAATGTTTTGGATAATGTAATGCAAAAATCCCCTTTCGGATTTTCGCTTGTGAACGAAGATTATATCTTTGAATTCGCAAACGATGCATGGCTTTCTATTGTTCAAAAAACAAAAGATGAAGTCTTGGGCAAGAATATGTTCGAAATATTCCCCGAAACCGAAGATCAATTGCTGTCTATTTTCGAGAATGTAAAAAGGACGAAGGAACCTTTTTATGCACCAGAACACAGTGTAAAGTTGAAAAGAGATGGCATTCTGCAGGACGTTTTCTTTAATTTTGTTTACCAGCCAATTTATAACGACAGTGGCGACTTGCTTTATTTCGCTACCGTTGTAATTGAAGTTACAGATCTTGTAGGTGCGAGAACTAAAATTAGAGATGAGGAGGAAAGACTTCGTTTGGCCACCGAAAGTTCTCATACAGCAACTTGGGATTTAAACCTGAAAAACTCGGATATTGTGCATTCTTCTTATCTTACCAGTATTTTCGGGTATGAAAAGGATGATAAAATGAGCCATCAACAATTACGAAATCATTTGATCGAATTTGATCGCGTTAATATAGTAGAGAAAGCTTTTGAAACTGCTTTAAAAACTGGAAAATATCAATACGAAGCCAGAATAGTTGATAAGAAAGGAAATCTAAAGTGGATATTCACCAATGGTAAAATATTTCTGGACGAAAAGGGTGAACCCAGCAGAATGGTTGGAGTAATGCAAGATATTACCGAAAGGAAAACCAACGAAATACTTTTGCAGCAAAGTCATCATCAACTAAACACTGCCCTAGATGCTACCAAATTGGGCAGGTTTGATATGGATTATGACACGCAGCTAAAATATAATTTTTCGCCCCGGTTTTTATCGATATTAGGCTATGATGCAGATACAGAAACCATAGATTCTAAGGTTTTTGAAAATCATATTCATCCTAAATTTGTTGAAGTTCGTAACGAAGCTTTGAAAAAAGCAAAAAAAACTGGCGATCTTTTCTATCAAACGAAAATGATTCTTCGAAATGGAGAGGTGCGCTGGATCGAAATTTATGGTCGACTTTTAGAAGGCTTGGAAGGCAGCAGACCGTATATCTCTGGAACCATTCGCGATATTACAGATCTGAAAAACTTTGAACAAAGCATTAAAGAGAGCGAAAAAAAATACCGTTTCCTGGCAGATGCAATTCCGCAGATTGTTTGGATTGGCGAAAGTGATGGCCAACTTACGTACTTTAATCAAGCCACCATCGATTATTCCGGGAAAGACTATAATACTTTTTTGAAAGAAGAGGGCTGGATTGATATTGTGCATCCGGACGAAAAAGAAGAAAATAAGCGTCGCTGGAATGAAAGTATTATAAATAAAACACCATTTTCGTATGAACACCGATTCCGCAATAAGAATAACGAATACCGCTGGTTTCTGAGCCGTGCTTTTCCTCAGTTAGATGAATTCGGAAATGTTAAAAAATGGGTGGGTACAAGTACTGATATTGACGACATGAAAAGGCAAGATCAGCATAAAAATGATTTTATAAAAATTGCAAATCATGAATTAAAAACTCCAGTGACCACCATCAAAGGCTATGTGCAGTTGCTGAAGAAGATGCGTGGTCATTCAGAAGATAAGTTTTTAGTAAATTCTTTAAATACCATTGAGAATCAAATCAATAAATTAAATGGTTTGATGGGTGAGCTTTTGGATATTTCACGCATGGAATCTGGAAAACTGCCGTTGCATAAAAACAATTTTTCTCTTGTAAAACTTGTCACAGAAACCATAGAAGATATTAAAGCTGCGCACCAAACGCATCACATTAATTTTGAGTTAAGACATATTTCAGATATTGAAGTTTTTGCCGATAAAGATCGTGTTACGCAAGTTCTCAATAATTTATTAACGAACGCAATTAAATATTCGCCACATTCGACAGAGGTTGATGTTGAATTATTGGTTGATGAAGAATCTGCGATCGTTTCGGTTCGGGATTATGGGATCGGTATGGATTCTGAAGAACTCACTAAAATATTTGATCGTTTTTACCGCGTTTCCGGTGAAGATGAAGTCACTTTCCCAGGTTTCGGAATTGGATTATACATTGTTAAAGATATTATGGACCGCCATAACGGAAAAATCTGGGTAGAAAGTGAGAAGAATAAAGGAAGCAAATTCTGTTTTTCCCTTCCACTGAAAAAAAATTAA